One Burkholderia sp. WP9 genomic window, GATGCTGGCCCGCCTGCACGAGTCCTTCACGCGCCTCACGCAGTTTTCTTCGGATCTTGCGCACGACATGCGCACTCCGCTCACCAACTTGCTGGCCGAAGCCCAGGTAGCGCTATCGCAACCGCGTTCCGCGGATGAATATCGCGGCGTGATCGAATCGAGCGTGGACGAATTCCAGCGTCTCGCACGTCTGATCGACAGCATGTTGTTTCTCGCCCGCGCGGATAGCGGTCACCACCGGCTGGCGCTGCAGTCTGTCGACGCGCGCAGCGAGGCGATGCGGATCGCCGGCTACTACGAAACCATGGCTGCGGATGCCGGCGTCGAGATCGTCGTATCGGGCGATGCACACTTTCAAGGCGATGTGCCGCTGGCACAACGGGCGCTGAGTAATCTGATTTCAAACGCGCTGAGCCACGCGCCGCGCGGCAGTGTTGTCAACGTGCAGTGCGACGAGCGCCGGCGCTATGCTCTGCTGTCGGTGTCGGATAGCGGGGCGGGTATCGCCAGCCCGCATCTGGAGCGGATCTTCGACCGGTTCTACCGGGTCGATCCATCGCGCCATAACTCGGCGAGCGGCACAGGTCTCGGACTTGCCATCGTCAAGTCGATCATGGACGAACATCAAGGCGAATGCAGCGTGGAAAGCGTGGCGCATGTGCGCACCACCTTCAGTCTGCGCTTTCCGAAGCACCCGCCTTATCCCCCTCATCCCCCTCATCCGCCTGGTATTTGAGCGAAACGCAGGTCGGCTTGCGTCGGCGATTCGCCGCGAGTCGGGTTACGCCGGGCGGACTTTCAGTCCAGAAACTCTGCCGCCCGCTTGCGCAGCACCACGCCGAAGTCGTCGAGCCAACCGATCGACAAACGCCAGCTCTGCCAGTACAGGTCGACATCGATCGGCTTGCCGGGCGCCATTTCCACCAGTTCGCCGTTGGCCAGATGCGGGGCGATCATGCGCTCGGGGCACATGCCCCAGCCGAGGCCCGTCACGCAGGCGCGCAAGAAACCGGCGACATGCGGAATCCAGTGCAACGGCGGATCGAGTTCCGCGCGCGTGATGCGGCGCATGAAGCGCTTTTGCAACTGGTCCTTGGGATTGAAGTCGACGCACGGCGTGTGGCGCAAGCTCTCGCGCGTCACGCCGCCTGCAAAGTGACGTGCGAGAAAGTCCGGTGAACAGACCGCCAGATAACGCATCCGCCCAAGACGCGTGGAGCGGCAACCTTGCACCGGCTCGGCTTGCGTGGTGACCGCGCCTTGCACGCTGCCGTCGCGAATCCGCTCCGCTGTATGGTCCTGATCGTCGATTACCAGATCGAGCAACATCTCCCGCTCTACGCAAAATTGCGCGACCGCATCGATAAACCAGGTGCCGACGCTGTCGTCGTTGACGGCCACGCGCAGCGCCGGCCATGGTTCGACCAGCGCGCCGGGCAGCGCCGGCAGGCGGCCGGTCAACTCCGCTTCCAGCAATTGCACGCGTTCGGTGTGCCGGCACAGCAGCGCGCCCGAAGTGGTCGCGACGCAGGGCTGGCCGCGTTTCACCAGCACGCTGCCCACGCGCTCTTCGAGCAGCTTGACCCGCTGCGACACCGCGGACGGCGTCACGTTCAGTTCGCTGGCGGCGCGGTCGAACGAGCCGTGACGCACCACGGCGGCCAGCGCGTCGAGCAACGCATAGTCG contains:
- a CDS encoding heavy metal sensor histidine kinase, with translation MKPPVRLLPRTLRGRLSILFALSTSAVLVFNGLLLYHGLKTRLEATSGHEMATTLATLQTRLRTMPDLATVSADRATWHNQLHGHKNLDIALFDTRSAPLIRTSGYWPNAETMTVRAGAAPVPVSARTQPLRFLVATAPLGDLSGTEVRVVVQYDATSEHALLRAYALNVLFVIATGTLVNALLAWSIARLGLRPLACLTARAERISSSHLARPLPEHDMPGELKELSRAFNRMLARLHESFTRLTQFSSDLAHDMRTPLTNLLAEAQVALSQPRSADEYRGVIESSVDEFQRLARLIDSMLFLARADSGHHRLALQSVDARSEAMRIAGYYETMAADAGVEIVVSGDAHFQGDVPLAQRALSNLISNALSHAPRGSVVNVQCDERRRYALLSVSDSGAGIASPHLERIFDRFYRVDPSRHNSASGTGLGLAIVKSIMDEHQGECSVESVAHVRTTFSLRFPKHPPYPPHPPHPPGI
- a CDS encoding LysR family transcriptional regulator ArgP; translation: MLDYALLDALAAVVRHGSFDRAASELNVTPSAVSQRVKLLEERVGSVLVKRGQPCVATTSGALLCRHTERVQLLEAELTGRLPALPGALVEPWPALRVAVNDDSVGTWFIDAVAQFCVEREMLLDLVIDDQDHTAERIRDGSVQGAVTTQAEPVQGCRSTRLGRMRYLAVCSPDFLARHFAGGVTRESLRHTPCVDFNPKDQLQKRFMRRITRAELDPPLHWIPHVAGFLRACVTGLGWGMCPERMIAPHLANGELVEMAPGKPIDVDLYWQSWRLSIGWLDDFGVVLRKRAAEFLD